GCTTCCTTCACACGGAAGAAGTCACAGGTTCAAATCCTGTATCGCCCACCAGTTTCTCCGGAGGCCTCGGCATATACGCCGGGGCCTCTTGTCATATCCAGATGTGCAGACAGGGCGATCCTTGTCAGCCGCGTCCTGTGCCACTCCGCCTCCGCAAAGCTCGGCACTTGTTGTACGGTTTTTGCATCGATATAGTAATCGTATAACGATTGGAGCCGTCCCTATGGAGACAGTAACCATCTCTCCTAAGTACCAGGTGGTCATCCCTAAGTCGGTGCGCAGACAGCTGCGCCTCGTCCCGGGGCAGAAGGTGCAGGTCATCGCATTCGGCGACCGGATCGAGTTCATCCCGTTGAAGCCGGCACGCGAACTTCGCGGCATGCTGCGCGGGCTGGATACCACCTTCGAGCGCGAGCGGGAGGACCGGGCGTGAACGTTGTCGACTCCTCGGCATGGCTCGAGTACTTCGGCGATGGCCCCAACGCCGAGGAGTTCGCGTTGGCGGTCGAGGACACCGAGGATCTTGTCGTGCCAGCACTGACCCTGTTCGAGGTGTTCAAGCGAACCTTCCAGATCGCCGACGAGAGTACGGCGCTCGATGCCGTCGGCGTGATGATGCAAGGCACGGTCGTCGATCTTTCGGCCTCGCTGGCATTGGATGCCGCACGGCTGTCGCTCGAGTCGGGGCTTGCGATGGCGGATGCCATCATCCTTGCCACCGCGCGCTCGCACGAAGCCGTGCTGTGGACACAAGACGCTCACTTCGACGGTGTGGACGGCGTCGAGTTCCGTCCCAAGCGGTAGGGAGTGCCTGCGGCAGGTCTGGTACTCCTTGGCGGCACACACGCCGGCCGTCCGCGAACAACCGGCACCCGTATGGGTACATTCACGGTGTCCTGGTTGTGTCCGCGTACGTGAGGAGGACCCCGATGCGTTCTCGACGGTTCGTTCTGCAGGTCATTGCAGTGGTTCTTGCTCTCGCACTCACGCTACTCGCAACAGCATGCGGTTCGTCGTACGGCGATCCCGAGCCGACGCCCGAGGCCTCATACGTGGGGTCGCTTGCGGGTTAGCCACGCCAGTTGATCTCATGCGGGTACGATACGGCCCCGGCATCGCCGGGGCCGTATCTGTGCGGAGGGTCCGGCGGCTCTACCCGATCGCCCGGTCCCGCGGGATCGAATACAGGTCGTACCACGGTCTGACGCGCTCGAAGACCGCGCTTGCTGCAAGCACATCCATGTCGGCGTAGCGGTTGCCGATGATCTGCAGCCCGACCGGAAGACCGTCAGCATCGAGTCCGGCGGGTACCGTGGCAGCCGGATGTCCCGAGTAGTTGGTGAAGAACGTCATGCAGTACCCGATCAGCCGGTTGACGGGGATCCCGTTGATCGTGTCGGGGCCGAGGGTGTTGCGATCGTCGGCGTTCTTCACCGGCGGGCAGGCCATCGTGGGAGTCACGATGAGGTCGTAGTCGTTGAGCACGCCCTGAAGACCGTTGTACACGGTGGTTCGGGCCGACTGATCTCTGTACACGTCGAGCGGGGTGAGCTTCTGCGCACGCTCGATCCAGTACAGCACCTCATCGGGCATCTGGTCTCTGAGATCGCCGAGATAGTCGAGGCCCTGCTGCTTCAGTCCGTCAAGCAGTCCGACCATGAAGGTGCCGAGGATCTGCGACCACATGTCACCGATGCGTTCGCCTGTTTCCACTTGGTCGAAAGCGAAGCCGGGTGAGACCTGTTCCACCGTGGCTCCTGCCTGCCGGAACGCGTCGAGCGCCTGCTCCACCACAGCGGTCACCTTGGGGTCAACAGGGTAGACGTCGAGGTCGGGACTGTAGGCGATCCGCCAACCTTTCACGGAGCCCTGAAGTGCCGGAGTGAAGTCGACCTTCTCC
Above is a window of Anaerosoma tenue DNA encoding:
- a CDS encoding type II toxin-antitoxin system VapC family toxin — translated: MNVVDSSAWLEYFGDGPNAEEFALAVEDTEDLVVPALTLFEVFKRTFQIADESTALDAVGVMMQGTVVDLSASLALDAARLSLESGLAMADAIILATARSHEAVLWTQDAHFDGVDGVEFRPKR
- a CDS encoding AbrB/MazE/SpoVT family DNA-binding domain-containing protein codes for the protein METVTISPKYQVVIPKSVRRQLRLVPGQKVQVIAFGDRIEFIPLKPARELRGMLRGLDTTFEREREDRA